The DNA segment ATCGGCGCGCAGGCGGCCCGCCTCCTGCGCGTCGCGTATCCAGGCGGGCAGGCCTTCTTCCCTCGAGGACAGGCGCTCGGCCATCGCCTTGGCGCGTCCGGGCGTGTGCAGCATCTCGGCCATCACCACGCGAGAGAGGTCCATGAAGCTCGGATCGTTGAAGAGCTGCATCTTGCCGCCGATCAGCTCCAGCAGCTGCTGCCGCAGCGGCCGGCCGGCGTCGTGGCGCAGGTCGGGCAGCGCGTGGCTGCGGTTCCACAGCTGGTCGAGGATGGCGGAGAACAGCTCGTCCTTGCTGGGGAAATGGTTGTAGACCGTGCGTTTCGATACACCGGCGGCGGCGGCCACGCGGTCCATGCTGGTGCCGGAGAAACCGCTTTCGCGGAACTCCGCGATGGCCGCCTGCACGATGGCTTCGCGCTTGCGGTCGGTCAGGCGGGGGAGCACGTCGGTAGCTGTCATACGGAAATTTTACACCGCACGGTTTACTTTTCCCGGAACAACACTACACTGTGCAGTGCACTTCGTAGTGCGTCTTTTTCCCATTCTTCCTCCACTGCCATGGCCCGTCCTTCCGCCTACAGCCACGCCGCCCCGATCGAACCGTCCCCCCTGCGGCTTCCGGCATCGGCCGACGGCCGATTTCGCAACGCGGCCCGGCCTCGCCGCATGGGCTGGCTCAAAGGCCTGCAGGTCATGCTGCGCATGGCATTCGGCAAGCCGGCAGATACGGTGCCCGACCGCCCCGTGCCGGTGCGGGCGCTCAC comes from the Paracidovorax avenae ATCC 19860 genome and includes:
- a CDS encoding TetR/AcrR family transcriptional regulator, which encodes MTATDVLPRLTDRKREAIVQAAIAEFRESGFSGTSMDRVAAAAGVSKRTVYNHFPSKDELFSAILDQLWNRSHALPDLRHDAGRPLRQQLLELIGGKMQLFNDPSFMDLSRVVMAEMLHTPGRAKAMAERLSSREEGLPAWIRDAQEAGRLRADADPLYAAHLLMGQLKTHAFWPQLLLGQPPLDADQQAQVLADAVDMFLGFYARG